In Azospirillum ramasamyi, a single window of DNA contains:
- the asnB gene encoding asparagine synthase (glutamine-hydrolyzing), which translates to MCGFAGFAGPGGERDLAVMTSIIRHRGPDDDGVHIDTGGALPVHLGFRRLAIIDIEGGHQPMATAEGDLVIVYNGEIYNAPELRRALEQAGHRFVTDHSDTEVLLHGYREWGLDMLERLNGMFAFCLHDRRRGRLVFGRDRFGKKPLFYAETADGLVFASEATAVLSHPSVPDGLDRNALVKYFAYGFIPAPLTAHAAVRKLPGGCSMVYDLTSRRLSVSRYWEYRMVVDDQPPGGPDQWAEELRELLDRAVERRMLSDVPVGFFLSGGIDSAAIVALAAKHRDPASMKTFTIGFDEPSFDESGYAADAARHYGTDHACRTLNLDTAAGMLPELLGRLDDPIADPSILPTHLLSRFARERVTVALTGDGGDELFAGYDTFDALRTARLYHHAVPRPLHRLAEAVAHRLPRSDRNMSFDFKLRRALRGLGHRPAHWMPAWLGPASVEEVSRLFGADLTADELYDEADALWRSGASRHDVDRSIEFYGRFYLGENLLIKADRASMFCSLETRSPFLDRDLVAFVSRLPAGVKLQPNGIRGGTRKWILKKAMAPLLPPAILSRPKKGFGIPLSRWLRHLPQPPMETAARIGVDGAWLAARWDEHRSGQADHRGLLWAWTALATALDRPAKTPAPMENAA; encoded by the coding sequence ATGTGCGGTTTCGCCGGCTTCGCCGGACCCGGCGGCGAGCGCGACCTCGCCGTCATGACCAGCATCATCCGCCATCGCGGCCCCGACGACGACGGCGTCCACATCGACACCGGCGGCGCCTTGCCGGTGCATCTGGGCTTCCGCCGCCTCGCCATCATCGACATCGAGGGCGGCCACCAGCCGATGGCGACGGCGGAGGGCGACCTCGTCATCGTCTACAACGGCGAGATCTACAACGCGCCCGAACTGCGCCGCGCGCTGGAGCAGGCCGGACACCGGTTCGTCACCGACCATTCCGACACCGAGGTGCTGCTGCACGGCTACCGGGAATGGGGCCTGGACATGCTGGAGCGGCTGAACGGCATGTTCGCCTTCTGCCTGCACGACCGCCGCCGGGGCCGGCTGGTCTTCGGCCGCGACCGCTTCGGCAAGAAGCCGCTGTTCTATGCCGAGACGGCGGACGGGCTGGTCTTCGCCTCGGAGGCGACCGCCGTGCTGTCGCACCCGTCGGTGCCGGATGGGCTGGACCGCAATGCCCTGGTCAAGTACTTCGCCTACGGCTTCATCCCGGCGCCGCTGACCGCCCATGCCGCGGTGCGCAAGCTTCCGGGCGGCTGCAGCATGGTCTACGACCTGACCAGCCGCCGCCTGTCGGTCAGCCGCTACTGGGAATACCGGATGGTGGTGGACGACCAGCCGCCGGGCGGCCCCGACCAGTGGGCGGAGGAACTGCGCGAGCTACTGGACCGCGCGGTGGAGCGCCGGATGCTGAGCGACGTGCCGGTCGGCTTCTTCCTGTCCGGCGGCATCGACAGCGCCGCCATCGTCGCGCTCGCGGCAAAGCACCGCGACCCGGCGTCGATGAAGACCTTCACCATCGGCTTCGACGAGCCGAGCTTCGACGAGAGCGGCTATGCCGCCGACGCCGCGCGCCATTACGGCACCGACCATGCCTGCCGCACGCTGAACCTCGACACCGCGGCGGGGATGCTGCCGGAGCTGCTCGGCCGGCTGGACGATCCGATCGCCGATCCGTCGATCCTGCCGACGCATCTGCTGTCGCGCTTCGCCCGCGAACGGGTGACCGTGGCGCTGACCGGCGACGGCGGCGACGAGCTGTTCGCCGGCTACGACACCTTCGACGCGCTGCGCACGGCGCGGCTCTACCACCATGCCGTCCCGCGCCCGCTGCACCGGCTGGCCGAGGCGGTGGCCCACCGGCTGCCGCGCTCGGACCGCAACATGAGCTTCGACTTCAAGCTGCGCCGGGCGTTGCGCGGGCTGGGGCACCGGCCGGCGCACTGGATGCCGGCCTGGCTGGGTCCGGCCTCGGTGGAGGAGGTGTCGCGGCTGTTCGGCGCCGACCTGACCGCCGACGAGCTGTATGACGAGGCCGACGCCCTGTGGCGGTCGGGAGCCAGCCGGCACGACGTCGACCGCTCCATCGAGTTCTACGGCCGCTTCTATCTGGGCGAAAACCTGCTGATCAAGGCCGACCGCGCCAGCATGTTCTGTTCGCTGGAGACGCGCTCGCCCTTCCTCGACCGCGACCTCGTCGCCTTCGTCAGCCGCCTGCCGGCCGGCGTGAAGCTGCAGCCGAACGGCATCCGGGGCGGTACCCGCAAATGGATCCTGAAGAAGGCGATGGCCCCGCTGCTGCCGCCGGCGATCCTGTCGCGGCCCAAGAAGGGCTTCGGCATCCCGCTTAGCCGCTGGCTGCGCCACCTGCCCCAGCCGCCGATGGAAACGGCGGCGCGCATCGGGGTGGACGG